A single region of the Acidobacteriota bacterium genome encodes:
- a CDS encoding SDR family oxidoreductase, with protein MKDLFDLTGKVSVVTGSTKGIGKAIAEALAAFGSKVVISSRKADACDAVAGGINENGGEAMAHPCHVGHKDQLERLVAATRERWGKIDNLVVNAAVNPYYGSSLGIPDSAFDKVMEVNIRSVHWLCQMVIPEMQERRDGSIVIVSSVGGFRGNAVLGAYAISKAADMQLARNLAAEFGPDNIRVNSICPGLVKTDFARALWADPEREKAVAARTPLRRLGEPEDCAGIAVYLASRAGSWTTGQSFTVDGGVVGCG; from the coding sequence ATGAAGGACCTCTTCGACCTCACCGGCAAGGTGAGCGTAGTCACCGGCTCGACCAAGGGAATCGGCAAGGCGATCGCCGAAGCGCTCGCTGCCTTCGGGTCGAAGGTCGTCATCTCGAGCCGCAAGGCGGACGCCTGCGACGCGGTCGCGGGGGGAATCAACGAGAACGGCGGCGAGGCGATGGCGCATCCGTGCCACGTCGGTCACAAGGACCAGTTGGAGCGGCTGGTCGCGGCGACCCGGGAGCGCTGGGGGAAAATCGACAACCTGGTCGTCAACGCCGCGGTGAATCCGTACTACGGATCGAGCCTGGGCATTCCGGACTCGGCGTTCGACAAGGTGATGGAGGTCAACATCCGTAGCGTCCACTGGCTGTGCCAGATGGTGATTCCCGAGATGCAGGAACGAAGGGACGGGTCGATCGTCATCGTTTCCTCCGTCGGCGGCTTCCGTGGCAACGCGGTGCTCGGCGCCTACGCGATCTCCAAGGCCGCGGACATGCAACTCGCGCGGAACCTGGCGGCGGAGTTCGGTCCCGACAACATCCGCGTCAACAGCATCTGCCCCGGTCTGGTCAAGACGGATTTCGCCCGCGCCCTTTGGGCGGACCCGGAACGGGAGAAGGCGGTCGCCGCGAGAACTCCGCTCCGGCGCCTCGGCGAACCGGAGGACTGCGCCGGTATCGCGGTCTACCTCGCCTCACGTGCCGGCTCGTGGACCACGGGCCAGAGCTTCACCGTCGACGGCGGAGTAGTCGGCTGCGGTTGA
- a CDS encoding TrkH family potassium uptake protein, which produces MRVSLVLRTTLALVGCFGAVLLAPSAVEAAYGHGRSAIAFLGAALLAILLGLASRLLPGRGLEMRRMEGLATVAVAWLFLVLIGAIPYSVNGFAPADALFESMSGLTGTGATILTDFEAVSEGVFLWRSLSEWVGSMGIIALFIAVLPALRIAGRQMFFAEAPGPTEERLTPRIRNTALYLYSLYVGLTALEVGLLIRFGMPPFDAVCNSLSTVSAGGFSPNPSSIGGYSSSLIEWTVMAFMLLAGANYAFQFQAVRGRPLTLLRSEEFRLYLLIVAAATLLLACTLKSDDVSLLDWIATDALSEDTLRRAGFQALTIITTTGFATEDFALWAQASQTILLLLMFCGGCGGSAAGGPKLVRVWLIAKSTLLELFQTIFPRAVRPLRLDGRRVPGDVVRAVVSFLLLYLVLFALSVGVVGLAGTDMPTAVTASIATLGNIGPGLGDVGPFGSYAHFSDPIKLYLALNMWIGRLEIITVLIFLHPAAWLGVRWR; this is translated from the coding sequence GTGCGCGTTTCCCTGGTCCTCCGCACGACGCTGGCCCTGGTCGGCTGCTTCGGGGCGGTTCTTCTGGCGCCGTCCGCGGTCGAGGCGGCCTACGGACACGGCCGCAGCGCGATCGCCTTTCTCGGCGCCGCCCTGCTCGCCATTCTGCTGGGGCTGGCTTCCAGGCTCCTTCCGGGGCGGGGGCTCGAGATGCGGAGGATGGAAGGTCTGGCGACCGTGGCCGTGGCCTGGCTGTTCCTGGTCCTGATCGGCGCCATCCCTTACTCCGTGAACGGCTTCGCTCCAGCCGACGCGCTCTTCGAGTCGATGTCGGGCCTGACCGGCACCGGCGCCACGATCCTCACCGACTTCGAGGCCGTGAGTGAAGGCGTCTTCCTGTGGCGCAGCCTGAGCGAGTGGGTCGGCAGCATGGGCATCATCGCCCTCTTCATCGCCGTGCTGCCGGCGCTGCGCATCGCGGGTCGCCAGATGTTCTTCGCCGAAGCGCCCGGGCCCACCGAGGAGCGCCTGACGCCTCGTATCCGCAACACGGCGCTCTATCTGTACTCCCTCTACGTCGGCCTGACCGCCCTGGAAGTCGGTCTCCTCATCCGGTTCGGCATGCCGCCCTTCGACGCCGTCTGCAACTCCCTCTCCACCGTGTCGGCCGGCGGCTTCTCTCCCAACCCGAGCAGCATCGGCGGCTACAGCAGCAGCCTGATCGAGTGGACCGTCATGGCGTTCATGCTGCTGGCCGGAGCGAACTACGCCTTTCAGTTCCAGGCCGTCCGGGGCCGACCGCTCACGTTGCTGCGCAGCGAAGAGTTCCGGCTCTACCTTCTGATCGTCGCCGCCGCGACCCTGCTTCTGGCCTGCACCCTGAAGAGCGACGACGTCTCCCTGCTGGACTGGATCGCCACGGACGCCCTGTCGGAGGACACCCTGCGGCGCGCCGGCTTCCAGGCACTGACGATCATCACGACGACCGGATTCGCGACCGAGGACTTCGCGCTATGGGCTCAGGCGAGTCAGACGATCCTGCTGCTGCTCATGTTCTGCGGCGGCTGCGGCGGATCGGCGGCAGGCGGTCCCAAGCTCGTGCGCGTCTGGCTGATCGCCAAGTCGACCCTGCTCGAACTGTTCCAGACGATCTTCCCGCGAGCCGTGCGACCGCTGCGCCTGGACGGCCGCAGGGTGCCCGGTGACGTGGTCCGCGCCGTCGTGTCCTTCCTCCTTCTCTACCTCGTGCTGTTCGCCCTGAGCGTCGGCGTCGTCGGGCTGGCAGGCACCGACATGCCCACCGCGGTGACCGCCAGCATCGCCACGCTGGGCAACATCGGTCCCGGCCTGGGCGATGTCGGTCCATTCGGCAGCTACGCCCACTTTTCCGATCCGATCAAGCTCTATCTGGCCCTCAACATGTGGATCGGTCGGCTCGAGATCATCACCGTCCTGATCTTCCTGCACCCCGCCGCCTGGTTGGGGGTTCGCTGGCGCTAG
- a CDS encoding SMP-30/gluconolactonase/LRE family protein: MELLASGYTLVEGPRVDAEDRLYFSDVLNGGVYRRSPDGEIATVVPKRRGVGGIALHADGGIVCSGRNICHVRDGVTRILFDPPETPGFNDLFVDSEGRVITGTMRTSPFTGEKERTPGECWRIEAEGEATELYGEISLTNGIGFSPDGRTLYHADTARGHVVAHDVTDDGRCVNRRAIAEPDRGRPDGLAVDEEGCLWVACVAGGCVTRFDPTGRILSHLEVPTRNITSVCFGGSDRRDLYVVTTGDPDEPGSSGSIFRTRSPVAGLAVPMATI, encoded by the coding sequence ATGGAACTCCTGGCGTCCGGCTACACACTCGTCGAAGGACCTCGCGTCGACGCGGAAGACCGTCTCTACTTCAGCGACGTTCTGAACGGCGGCGTCTACCGGCGCAGCCCGGACGGCGAGATCGCAACGGTCGTGCCCAAGCGTCGCGGCGTCGGCGGCATCGCGCTCCACGCAGACGGCGGCATCGTGTGCTCCGGCCGCAACATCTGCCACGTCCGGGACGGCGTGACGCGGATTCTGTTCGACCCGCCCGAGACTCCCGGCTTCAACGACCTGTTCGTCGACTCGGAGGGCCGCGTGATCACCGGCACGATGCGCACGAGCCCGTTCACCGGAGAGAAGGAACGGACACCTGGTGAGTGCTGGCGGATCGAGGCGGAAGGCGAAGCGACCGAACTCTACGGCGAGATCAGCCTGACCAACGGCATCGGCTTCTCACCGGACGGCCGAACCCTGTACCACGCCGACACCGCTCGCGGTCACGTGGTCGCCCACGACGTGACGGACGACGGTCGCTGCGTGAACCGGCGCGCCATCGCCGAGCCCGACCGCGGCCGCCCCGACGGCCTCGCCGTCGACGAGGAGGGCTGCCTCTGGGTCGCCTGCGTCGCCGGCGGCTGCGTCACCCGCTTCGATCCCACGGGCCGGATCCTCAGTCACCTGGAAGTTCCGACCAGGAACATCACCAGCGTCTGCTTCGGCGGCAGCGACCGGCGCGATCTCTACGTCGTCACGACCGGCGACCCGGACGAGCCTGGAAGCAGCGGCTCAATCTTCCGGACGCGTTCGCCGGTGGCCGGGCTGGCGGTGCCGATGGCGACGATCTGA
- a CDS encoding aldolase/citrate lyase family protein, translating to MPMKNRLRDKIDNGEPVLGAWLAFPDTHSAELMSRLGFDWATIDMQHGLVDYQRATEMLQAMTASDTTPIVRVPWNEPGIIGKMLDAGAHGIIIPMVNSRAEAEAAAAACRYPPRGKRSFGPFRAGLLYGGNYLEEANEQIYCIPMIETQQALDNLDDILSVPGLDGVYVGPSDLSVSLGLRPAADQEDEKFTAAIDKILDGCKRHGLFAGVAGTVKEAPKRIRQGFRFVEVARDGGSMAKAALKDLRTVRASMEDS from the coding sequence ATGCCGATGAAGAACCGTCTGCGCGACAAGATTGACAACGGAGAGCCGGTGCTCGGCGCCTGGCTCGCGTTCCCGGACACCCACAGCGCCGAGCTGATGTCGCGCCTCGGTTTCGACTGGGCGACGATCGACATGCAGCATGGCCTGGTCGACTACCAGCGGGCCACCGAGATGCTGCAGGCGATGACCGCATCCGACACGACCCCGATCGTCCGGGTGCCCTGGAACGAGCCAGGGATCATCGGCAAGATGCTGGACGCCGGCGCCCACGGGATCATCATCCCGATGGTGAACAGCCGCGCCGAGGCGGAAGCCGCGGCGGCCGCGTGCCGGTACCCGCCGCGCGGGAAGCGTAGCTTCGGTCCGTTCCGGGCCGGTCTGCTTTATGGCGGGAACTACCTCGAGGAGGCGAACGAGCAGATCTACTGCATCCCGATGATCGAGACCCAGCAGGCCCTCGACAACCTGGACGACATCCTCTCCGTGCCCGGACTCGACGGCGTCTATGTCGGCCCGAGCGATCTCAGCGTGTCGCTGGGGCTACGGCCGGCTGCCGACCAGGAGGACGAGAAGTTCACCGCCGCGATCGACAAGATCCTCGACGGTTGTAAGAGACACGGGCTGTTTGCTGGCGTCGCCGGCACCGTCAAGGAGGCTCCGAAGCGAATCCGGCAGGGGTTCCGGTTCGTGGAGGTGGCTCGCGACGGCGGATCGATGGCCAAGGCGGCGCTGAAGGACCTGCGGACGGTGCGCGCGTCGATGGAGGATTCCTGA
- a CDS encoding M42 family metallopeptidase, translating into MNKTARKFFVDLLAAPSPSGHEEPVQEVVRAYAGKFADDVATDIHGNVIAAVNVEAGEKPAGRRVLFAGHCDQIGLIVSYIDDKGFLWVQPIGGWDPQQLIGQRMTVWAKDGPVPAVIARKPIHLLDMEERKRVVKMENLWLDIGAKDGDDAKSAVRVGDPVTLDLGFQEMRNGLANAPKMDNTTGLWVVIEALRRVARKNPKVAVYAVSTVCEEIGLRGARTSTHGVDPDVGIAVDVTHATDCPTISKRQEGDLSLGGGPVIVRGPNMNPKVSDRLEAVAEEEKIPFQLAALGRAAPNDANSIQITRAGVATGLISVPNRYMHSAVETISLDDIDHSADLLAGFAASLTPDESLIP; encoded by the coding sequence GTGAACAAGACAGCACGCAAGTTCTTCGTCGATCTGTTGGCCGCGCCGAGCCCCTCGGGACACGAGGAGCCGGTACAGGAAGTCGTGCGCGCCTACGCGGGCAAGTTCGCCGACGACGTTGCGACCGACATTCACGGCAACGTGATCGCGGCGGTGAACGTCGAGGCCGGCGAGAAGCCGGCGGGTCGGCGTGTGCTGTTCGCGGGTCACTGCGACCAGATCGGCCTGATCGTCAGCTACATCGACGACAAGGGCTTCCTGTGGGTCCAGCCCATCGGCGGCTGGGACCCGCAGCAGCTGATCGGCCAGCGGATGACCGTGTGGGCGAAGGACGGTCCGGTCCCGGCGGTCATCGCCCGCAAGCCGATCCACCTGCTCGACATGGAGGAGCGCAAGCGGGTGGTCAAGATGGAGAACCTCTGGCTCGACATCGGCGCGAAGGACGGCGACGACGCGAAGAGCGCGGTGCGGGTCGGCGATCCGGTGACGCTCGACCTCGGCTTCCAGGAGATGCGCAACGGCCTCGCCAACGCGCCGAAGATGGACAACACGACCGGCCTGTGGGTGGTCATCGAGGCATTGCGGCGCGTCGCCAGGAAGAACCCGAAGGTTGCGGTGTACGCGGTGTCGACTGTGTGCGAGGAGATCGGCCTGCGCGGCGCCCGCACGAGCACCCACGGCGTCGACCCCGACGTCGGCATCGCGGTCGACGTGACCCACGCGACGGATTGCCCGACGATCAGCAAGCGCCAGGAGGGCGATCTGAGCCTGGGCGGCGGGCCGGTCATCGTTCGTGGCCCGAACATGAATCCGAAGGTCAGCGACCGCCTGGAAGCCGTCGCGGAAGAAGAGAAGATCCCCTTCCAGTTGGCGGCCCTCGGACGGGCGGCGCCAAATGACGCGAACTCGATCCAGATCACCCGCGCGGGGGTCGCGACCGGGCTGATCAGCGTTCCGAACCGCTACATGCACAGCGCCGTCGAGACGATCTCCCTGGACGACATCGATCACTCGGCCGATCTGCTGGCCGGCTTCGCGGCGTCCCTTACGCCGGACGAGTCACTGATCCCCTGA
- the uppS gene encoding polyprenyl diphosphate synthase, with protein MSVFDSAPSGAVPAQGTRPASELWRRVKALIKWPFYVVYQRRLESKVRTWRLPQHIGLIMDGNRRFARQQGLGNVSAGHFRGAEKLWEVLNWCYEADVSTVTVWSMSLDNFNRSAKEVQALFDLFEEKTRELTNHDDVHQKGIRVRFLGQIGLLPESLQTAIREAEAATSGYDRYRLNIAMAYGGREEIASAFRNYLLDNSAVGKSLDEVVDEFSASSIERYLYTSGQPEPDLILRTSGEVRLSGFLLWQSTYSEYYFCDTHWPALRKIDLLRALRSYSSRQRRRGR; from the coding sequence GTGAGCGTCTTCGACTCCGCCCCGTCAGGTGCAGTTCCGGCACAGGGAACACGTCCTGCAAGCGAACTCTGGCGGCGTGTCAAGGCCCTGATCAAGTGGCCGTTCTACGTCGTCTACCAGCGCCGGCTCGAGTCCAAGGTGCGGACCTGGCGGCTGCCCCAGCACATCGGTCTGATCATGGACGGTAACCGGCGCTTTGCGCGCCAGCAGGGGCTGGGCAACGTCAGTGCGGGACACTTCAGGGGCGCCGAGAAGCTGTGGGAAGTTCTCAACTGGTGCTACGAGGCGGACGTCTCGACGGTCACGGTGTGGAGCATGTCGCTCGATAACTTCAATCGCTCTGCCAAGGAAGTGCAGGCGCTGTTCGACCTGTTCGAGGAGAAGACCCGGGAACTCACGAATCACGACGATGTCCATCAGAAAGGCATCCGCGTGCGCTTTCTGGGACAGATCGGACTCCTGCCGGAGAGCCTCCAGACCGCGATTCGCGAAGCGGAGGCGGCCACCAGCGGCTACGACCGATACCGGCTGAACATCGCGATGGCCTACGGCGGTCGGGAGGAGATCGCGAGCGCCTTCCGCAACTACCTGCTGGACAACTCAGCGGTCGGCAAGTCCCTCGATGAGGTCGTCGACGAGTTCAGTGCCTCGTCGATCGAGCGGTACCTCTACACCTCCGGGCAACCCGAGCCCGACCTGATCCTCCGCACCAGCGGCGAGGTTCGCCTGAGCGGTTTCCTGCTCTGGCAGAGCACCTACTCCGAGTACTACTTCTGCGACACGCACTGGCCCGCGCTGCGTAAGATCGATCTTCTGCGAGCCTTGCGGTCCTATAGCAGCCGCCAGCGTCGCAGAGGACGTTGA
- a CDS encoding alkaline phosphatase D family protein, with translation MISFPAALLLAAGALVGQTAGDHPGGVFLASGARVGEVSATSAIVWARTTAEPRRRAGREVSGRPVVTLAAGVNVSSLEGAVPGADGEIRVTLREGEPTGDNGDRHPVRVSGWLPTYSDRDFTRQVVFDELRPDTVYLVTVEARSAVDGATSAIETASFRTAPTPDERRPIRFTAMTCQYYGRRDRPDGFQIYPSMAAARPDFYLSIGDNVYYDNESPRATSVELARYHWQRMFTLPAIASFLRSVPGYWLKDDHDLLLNDSWPEIEPGISAPLTFEEGLAVFAEQNPAPERPYRTVRWGKGLQLWLVEGRDFRSPNDMPDGPGKTIWGTEQWRWLRDSLLASDADWKILVSPTPIVGPDRSNKADNHANAAFSHEGDAVREWFRANLNDRFLVVVGDRHWQYHSVHPETGLDEFSVGPASDAHAGGTPGEDPAYHRFHRVGGGFLSVDVDWIDDRPRIVLRHRDVSGRVVYEVERLGS, from the coding sequence TTGATTTCCTTCCCTGCCGCACTGCTGCTCGCCGCGGGTGCGCTGGTCGGGCAGACGGCTGGCGACCATCCGGGTGGCGTGTTCCTCGCCAGCGGCGCTCGGGTCGGAGAGGTAAGCGCGACCTCAGCGATCGTCTGGGCCAGGACGACGGCCGAGCCGCGGCGGCGGGCCGGGCGGGAAGTTTCGGGCCGTCCTGTGGTCACCCTTGCGGCTGGTGTGAACGTCTCGTCGCTCGAGGGCGCCGTTCCTGGTGCGGACGGGGAGATCCGGGTCACCCTGCGGGAGGGCGAGCCTACTGGCGACAACGGCGACAGGCATCCGGTGCGAGTCTCCGGCTGGTTGCCGACCTATTCCGACCGAGACTTCACTCGCCAGGTGGTTTTCGACGAGCTGAGGCCCGATACCGTCTACCTGGTCACTGTCGAAGCGCGCTCGGCCGTTGACGGGGCAACGAGCGCCATCGAGACTGCGAGCTTCCGAACCGCTCCGACACCTGACGAGCGGCGGCCGATTCGCTTCACTGCGATGACCTGCCAGTACTACGGGCGGCGTGACCGGCCCGACGGCTTCCAGATCTATCCGTCGATGGCCGCAGCCCGGCCGGACTTCTACCTGTCGATCGGCGACAACGTCTACTACGACAACGAGTCGCCTCGGGCGACCTCGGTCGAGCTGGCGCGCTATCACTGGCAGCGGATGTTCACCCTGCCGGCGATCGCGTCCTTCCTGCGCTCGGTGCCCGGTTACTGGCTCAAGGACGACCACGACCTGCTGCTGAACGACTCGTGGCCGGAGATCGAACCCGGTATCTCCGCGCCGCTGACCTTCGAGGAGGGTCTGGCGGTGTTCGCGGAGCAGAACCCGGCCCCGGAACGCCCTTACCGGACCGTTCGCTGGGGCAAGGGGCTGCAACTCTGGCTGGTCGAGGGCCGCGACTTCCGGTCGCCGAATGACATGCCGGACGGCCCCGGCAAGACGATCTGGGGAACCGAGCAGTGGCGGTGGCTGCGGGACTCACTGCTCGCGAGCGACGCGGACTGGAAGATCCTCGTCTCACCCACGCCGATCGTCGGTCCGGACCGGAGCAACAAGGCCGACAATCACGCCAACGCCGCGTTCAGCCACGAAGGCGACGCGGTCCGCGAGTGGTTCCGGGCGAACCTGAACGACCGCTTCCTGGTCGTCGTCGGCGACCGCCACTGGCAGTACCACTCGGTCCACCCGGAGACGGGGCTCGACGAGTTCTCAGTCGGTCCGGCCAGCGACGCCCACGCCGGCGGTACGCCGGGTGAAGACCCGGCGTATCACCGATTCCACCGTGTCGGCGGCGGGTTCCTCAGCGTCGACGTCGATTGGATCGACGACCGGCCACGGATCGTGCTCCGGCACCGGGATGTGTCCGGCCGGGTGGTCTACGAGGTCGAGCGCCTGGGTTCGTAG
- a CDS encoding PDZ domain-containing protein has protein sequence MSRIKVWLAFGLALAVVAPAVAADGEEKKVRKIQVKKLIECADGEDCDERVSRMLFVSDDGDVRVLHEGDHEWVTEENVKILETDGHGVIMIGDHGGEGEAGESVRRRVHQVLKGLGEHGSRLHLRHGGGGFLGVQLSDLTPELRTHFGVPEDVGVMVGKVVDGSPALRAGLEVGDVVTAVDGEPVASSSALARAVGGHEGGETVVLEVWRDGKMEKISATLEERERRVEMSSAAPETPRPPRPPVPGAGEHAVGENETRVIEVKVDCGDGEDCTVDVANANSFEFAASACGDSGECEVNVNCTDGDCACTVNGESADCSELGF, from the coding sequence ATGTCACGAATCAAGGTCTGGTTGGCGTTCGGTCTGGCGCTGGCGGTGGTGGCGCCGGCCGTTGCCGCCGACGGGGAAGAGAAGAAGGTCCGCAAGATCCAGGTGAAGAAGCTCATCGAGTGCGCGGACGGCGAGGACTGCGACGAGCGTGTAAGCCGGATGCTCTTCGTCAGTGACGATGGCGACGTCCGGGTTCTCCACGAGGGCGACCACGAGTGGGTTACCGAGGAGAACGTCAAGATCCTCGAGACCGACGGCCACGGCGTGATCATGATCGGGGACCACGGGGGCGAGGGCGAAGCCGGCGAGTCGGTCCGGCGCCGTGTGCACCAGGTGCTGAAGGGGCTCGGCGAGCACGGTTCGCGTCTGCACCTGCGGCACGGTGGCGGCGGGTTTCTTGGCGTGCAGCTCTCCGACCTGACCCCGGAACTCCGCACCCACTTCGGCGTGCCGGAAGACGTGGGCGTCATGGTCGGCAAAGTCGTGGACGGCAGCCCGGCACTGCGTGCCGGTCTGGAGGTCGGCGATGTCGTCACCGCCGTCGACGGGGAGCCGGTCGCATCGTCATCGGCGCTGGCGCGGGCCGTTGGCGGCCACGAGGGCGGCGAGACGGTCGTGCTCGAGGTCTGGCGCGATGGCAAGATGGAGAAGATCAGCGCCACGCTGGAGGAGCGGGAGCGGCGGGTCGAGATGTCCAGTGCCGCACCGGAAACTCCGCGGCCACCGCGGCCTCCCGTGCCTGGGGCCGGAGAACATGCCGTTGGGGAAAACGAAACCCGCGTCATCGAGGTCAAGGTCGACTGCGGGGACGGCGAGGACTGCACGGTTGATGTGGCCAACGCGAACTCCTTCGAGTTCGCGGCCTCGGCCTGCGGCGACTCGGGCGAGTGCGAGGTCAACGTCAACTGCACGGATGGCGACTGCGCCTGCACGGTGAACGGCGAATCAGCCGACTGCTCCGAACTCGGTTTCTGA
- the trkA gene encoding Trk system potassium transporter TrkA produces the protein MTVVIAGGGDIAYLLASSLARDEDVFVVVPSEMDRGRFENLDLQITVGPAASRTTLNHVGLSDGDTFIACADSDERNIIACLAARGRSKATTYCFISQDEHHESFNDPEQTTLEEVIDHLIWPQWSLAREIARIVLEPRALDVENFHRGRIWLMEYRLPADSPLCGPTLAAAPLPGNTLVVSRVRNGELIIPRGQDRLEAGDKVLFMGRRTALRQVAKQFFAAPETVVRSVTIIGAGRTGRLLAQELTRGLWPEVRVIEVSRRRCEDIAGQVGRAIVFCGDGTDLKVLEEVGVARSDALVAMAGDDQTNLLCSLIAKQLGIPKVVTGVSQDTSSALFERVGIDVTLNARAAAIAEVLHQIQAPRLEYRATLEDGRAEVVEVAVPPDFETTRLREMDMPTGVIVGAVLRQYNTIVPGGDDDVRPGDRLLVVATPEGAETVGPAFGLTPDDR, from the coding sequence ATGACGGTCGTCATCGCCGGTGGCGGCGACATCGCATACCTGCTCGCGTCCTCCCTGGCACGCGACGAGGATGTCTTCGTCGTCGTGCCCAGCGAGATGGACCGTGGCCGGTTCGAGAACCTGGACCTGCAGATCACGGTCGGCCCGGCGGCAAGCCGCACCACGCTGAACCATGTCGGCCTATCCGACGGGGACACGTTCATCGCCTGCGCGGACTCGGACGAGCGCAACATCATCGCTTGCCTGGCAGCCCGCGGCCGGTCGAAGGCGACGACCTACTGCTTCATCTCGCAGGACGAGCACCACGAGAGCTTCAACGACCCGGAGCAGACGACCCTCGAAGAGGTCATCGACCACCTGATCTGGCCCCAGTGGTCATTGGCCAGGGAGATCGCGCGGATCGTGCTGGAGCCCCGGGCGCTCGATGTGGAGAACTTCCACCGAGGCAGGATCTGGCTGATGGAGTACCGCTTGCCGGCGGACTCCCCGCTGTGCGGACCGACGCTTGCCGCGGCGCCCCTCCCCGGCAACACCCTGGTCGTCAGCCGGGTGAGGAACGGCGAGCTGATCATTCCGCGCGGGCAGGACCGCCTGGAGGCCGGCGACAAGGTCCTGTTCATGGGTCGGCGCACCGCACTGCGGCAGGTTGCGAAGCAGTTCTTCGCCGCTCCCGAAACCGTCGTGCGCAGTGTGACAATCATCGGCGCCGGCCGTACGGGCAGGCTCCTGGCACAGGAGCTGACGCGGGGCCTCTGGCCCGAGGTGCGGGTCATCGAGGTCTCGCGACGCCGTTGCGAGGACATCGCCGGACAGGTGGGCCGCGCGATCGTCTTCTGCGGCGACGGCACGGACCTGAAGGTCCTCGAGGAAGTCGGCGTCGCGCGCAGCGACGCTCTGGTCGCCATGGCCGGCGACGACCAGACGAATCTGCTCTGCTCCCTGATCGCCAAGCAACTCGGGATTCCGAAGGTCGTGACCGGCGTCAGCCAGGACACGAGCAGCGCTCTGTTCGAACGGGTCGGCATCGACGTCACCCTGAACGCACGGGCCGCCGCGATCGCCGAGGTGCTGCACCAGATCCAGGCGCCCCGCCTGGAGTACCGGGCCACGCTTGAGGACGGGAGGGCGGAGGTGGTCGAAGTCGCCGTCCCGCCGGACTTCGAGACGACGCGGCTGCGCGAGATGGACATGCCGACCGGCGTCATCGTCGGCGCCGTCCTGCGGCAGTACAACACGATCGTGCCCGGTGGCGACGACGACGTGCGGCCCGGCGACCGCCTGCTGGTCGTCGCCACGCCCGAGGGCGCGGAGACCGTCGGTCCGGCCTTCGGCCTGACGCCGGACGATCGCTAG
- a CDS encoding PLP-dependent aminotransferase family protein yields MRCYSAAAMVEPETPTTTPANPIPMRVGMTAPEAFPAAEMAEAAGRAILDIGKDFAFYPGDLGHPGLREVLARREADREGADFDPDEIALTNGSMQAVTLVGRVLMEEPGDVVVTEETTYSGTLGAYRGLGYRLVGVPVDEQGMDIGALRRTLESLTSAGEKPRFIYTLPTYHNPTGAVMPRQRRLEMIQAAREFDVLLVEDNCYADVHYDDAPRPPQSLYTLANGEGVVYIGSLSKILGAGVRIGYLVARQPLQQRFLDERFDAGQSTLSSSIVAELLRGRLPAQIERNNAALLPKRDTLLAALEQELGGVCTWRKPAGAMFLWVGLPQEVDREALFALSEQRGLEYGYGAAYHAGGEDVPFLRLAYACPSVAGIQEGVELLAGCLRQLVPERFPQST; encoded by the coding sequence ATGCGCTGCTACAGTGCCGCCGCCATGGTCGAACCGGAAACTCCCACAACAACTCCGGCCAACCCGATCCCAATGCGGGTCGGCATGACCGCGCCCGAAGCCTTCCCGGCCGCCGAGATGGCCGAGGCGGCGGGCCGCGCCATCCTCGACATCGGCAAGGACTTCGCCTTCTACCCCGGCGACCTGGGTCATCCCGGTCTGCGCGAGGTGCTGGCCCGGCGCGAAGCGGACCGCGAAGGCGCCGACTTCGACCCCGACGAGATCGCGCTGACCAACGGCTCCATGCAGGCGGTGACGCTCGTGGGCAGGGTGCTGATGGAAGAGCCGGGCGACGTCGTGGTCACGGAGGAGACGACGTACTCGGGCACCCTCGGTGCTTATCGGGGCCTCGGCTACCGTCTGGTCGGCGTGCCGGTCGACGAGCAGGGGATGGACATCGGCGCGCTCCGCCGGACACTGGAAAGCTTGACCTCGGCCGGTGAGAAGCCGCGTTTCATCTACACGCTGCCCACGTACCACAACCCGACCGGCGCGGTGATGCCCCGCCAGCGCCGACTCGAGATGATCCAGGCCGCGCGCGAGTTCGATGTTCTCCTGGTCGAGGACAACTGCTACGCCGACGTCCACTACGACGACGCGCCGCGGCCGCCGCAGAGCCTCTACACGCTGGCGAACGGCGAGGGCGTCGTCTACATCGGCTCGCTGTCCAAGATCCTCGGCGCCGGCGTCCGGATCGGCTACCTCGTCGCCAGGCAGCCGCTCCAGCAGCGCTTCCTCGACGAACGCTTCGACGCCGGACAGAGCACCCTGTCGTCCAGCATCGTGGCGGAACTGCTGCGGGGCCGTCTGCCCGCGCAGATCGAGCGCAACAACGCCGCCCTGCTACCGAAGCGTGACACCCTGCTGGCCGCTCTGGAACAAGAACTCGGCGGCGTCTGCACCTGGCGAAAGCCCGCCGGCGCCATGTTCCTGTGGGTCGGCCTGCCCCAAGAAGTGGACCGCGAAGCGCTGTTCGCGCTGAGCGAACAGCGCGGCCTCGAGTACGGCTACGGCGCCGCCTACCACGCCGGCGGCGAAGACGTGCCGTTCCTGCGCCTGGCGTACGCCTGCCCTTCCGTCGCCGGGATCCAGGAAGGCGTCGAGTTGCTGGCCGGGTGCCTGCGTCAACTCGTGCCGGAGCGCTTTCCTCAGTCCACGTAG